The genomic stretch GCACACTTTGATCTCCTTGGCTCGCAAACGCTCGACCGCATCCAAATACACTTGGTAATCGTGCGCCCGATTGATCAAATCGGCCGTCTGCTCATGAATCGTCTGCAGACCTAATTCCAACCACAAAAACGTCCGTTCATTCAACTCACCCAGATACTCGACCACATCATCGGGCAGGCAGTCTGGCCGCGTGGCCACCGACAGCCCGACCACATCGTCTTGTTGCAGGATCGTCTCATAATAGTCCCGCAAGGTCTCAACAGGAGCATACGTGTTCGTATAGGCCTGAAAATACCCGAGGTACTTCGCTTTCGGCCACTTCCGATGCATCTTCTCCTTCACATCGTGAAACTGCGTCACCAGATCATCCTTGCGATTGCCCGCAAAATCACCAGAGCCGCGCGCCGAGCAGAACGTACAACCGCCTGTCGTCACCACACCGTCCCGATTCGGACAGGAAAATCCGGCATCGAGCGGCACCTTGAAGATCTTTTCCCCGAAGACGGAGCGCAGATGAAAATTCCACGTATGATATCGCTTATCGCCCCAAAGGAGCGGTTCTTGCTTCGTCAGTTGAGTCATGTCAAGACTCCTTTCTGCATAAATCCCCAACGTTC from Tumebacillus algifaecis encodes the following:
- a CDS encoding TIGR01212 family radical SAM protein (This family includes YhcC from E. coli K-12, an uncharacterized radical SAM protein.), whose protein sequence is MTQLTKQEPLLWGDKRYHTWNFHLRSVFGEKIFKVPLDAGFSCPNRDGVVTTGGCTFCSARGSGDFAGNRKDDLVTQFHDVKEKMHRKWPKAKYLGYFQAYTNTYAPVETLRDYYETILQQDDVVGLSVATRPDCLPDDVVEYLGELNERTFLWLELGLQTIHEQTADLINRAHDYQVYLDAVERLRAKEIKVCSHIILGLPGETDEMMMETARAVAQMGVQGIKIHLLHLLKYTPMVKQYEEGLVEFLDPDRYINLVCDMLEILPPEMVVHRLTGDGPPDTLIGPLWSLDKWSVLNGIDAELKRRDSWQGKYYVPQG